The proteins below are encoded in one region of Danio rerio strain Tuebingen ecotype United States chromosome 12, GRCz12tu, whole genome shotgun sequence:
- the LOC141376721 gene encoding uncharacterized protein yields the protein MSVEEVLLHLAEISSKQNSISEQLTARQDRLEQQLRQVARHHPTPEVSAHHHLTKLSDLDDIDAYLHTFEVIAEREGWPKENWARMLAPFLTGEAQRAYFSLETPKNEDYKALKKEILARMGLSTISAAQQFSQWSYDEKQPVRTQAAQLSRLGRLWLLGGDPSAVQVAEKVIIEKMMRALPRRLRTLTSMRNPESLATLVEAIELAEAHIARDNGERAALPPRRVSAPWRPVEGTARPGGRPAVPSPMDEPMPTEPTTHSTPAWTAGCAVHRNIPPEAPTHKVQLEGKTQTATLDTGSAITLVHPKILKYHHESKGRIPITCVHGDTRHVPARRVTIAAKPGSWRIEVGVVPDLPVSLLLGRDWPGFDELLTHHHAPSARSKKKNKPRAHRDRKPALMTTESDRGGESSISANLYFDLFQQITAGGDFGRAQREDETLKHCWPQVRIIDGNERLPSPHPLPHFIVENGLLYCVAERRGEKKTLLVVPRTKRETVLELAHTHPMAGHLGAANTVKRIRDRFHWPGLDGEVKRYCQACDICQRTSPQRPPPSPLIPLPIIDVPFTRIGMDLVGPLPKSARGHEHILVILDYATRYPEAIPLRKATSSAIAKELFLLCSRVGIPTEILTDQGTPFMSRLMADLCHLLKVKQLKTSVYHPQTDGLVERFNKTLKQMLRRVVAEDGRDWDLMIPYVLFGIREVPQASTGFTPFELLFGRQPRGLLDVARQAWEQEPAPQRSVIEHVRDMRERIDKIMPIVKQHLTEAQRAQQRLYNRPAQPREFHPGDKVMILIPTTTSKFLASWKGPYTVVERVGPVNYRVRQPGRRREEQLYHVNLMKKWVAAPGHLVAFAEETLPVVHIGEQLSPNQKAELQALVGQFKDVFSEKPGRTSIIQHNIITPPGTIVRQRPYRVPEARRLAIDEEIQKMRRLGIIEPSRSPWSSPIVMVPKPDGTLRFCNDFRKLNEISKFDGYPMPRVDELLDRLGGARFISTIDLTKGYWQLPLSEDAKEKTAFSTPGGHWQYRVLPFGLHGAPATFQRMMDILLRPHQPYAAAYLDDLIVHSESWEEHLSRLRRVLLDLRRAGLTANPKKCHLGLAEARYLGFHIGRGLIQPQQNKVKALQETPQPTTKTQVRAFLGLAGYYRCFIPNFSSIASPLTDLTRKGQPERIRWTKEADDAFRALKKSLTSSPVLHAPDFGCPFILQTDASDSGLGAVLSQVHGDEEHPIMYVSRKLTPAETRYATVEKEALAIKWAILELRYYLLGRKFTLVTDHAPLQWMATAKNNNARVTRWFLSLQDFNFDVQHRAGASHGNADGLSRLWSGWAGLSKHSTPPPLNTLLFLRRTPRTRTTLRGGECSEPCNTTSPWAQIHTSWISHQPRIAHSWTSSARERYKPAPHRRNRVQLVTDPTLYFSPAFTISPEHLSTHL from the exons atgtcggtggaagaggtactgctccacctagcggagatctccagcaaacagaattccatctctgagcaacttacagccagacaggatcgactggaacaacagctccgccaggtggccagacaccatccgactcccgaagtgagtgcgcatcatcatctcactaaactcagcgacctggatgatattgatgcatatttacatacatttgaggttattgccgagagagaaggctggccaaaagaaaactgggcgagaatgttggctccgtttctcacaggagaagcgcaacgagcatatttttcactagagacacctaaaaatgaagattacaaagcgttaaaaaaggaaatattagccagaatggggctatccacaatcagcgcagcccaacagttttcccagtggtcttaCGACGAGAAACAACCCGTGAGAACtcaagcagctcaactttctcgcctgggaaggctatggttattgggaggagatccctcggcggtccaggtcgctgagaaggtgatcatcgagaagatgatgcgtgcgttaccccgacgtttgcgaacactcaccagcatgcgaaatcctgagtcactggccaccctggtggaggcgatcgagctggctgaagctcacatcgcccgagataatggggagagagcggctctgccaccccggagggtaagtgcaccttggcgaccggtggagggcacagcgcgaccaggcggcagaccagcggtccccagcccgatggacgagccgatgcccaccgagccgacgacgcactcgaccccggcctggacagcagggtgcgcggttcaccgcaatatccctcccgaagctcccacccataaagtccagctagagggaaaaacacaaacggccactttagacacaggaagcgccatcactctggttcacccgaaaattttaaaatatcatcatGAAAGCAAAGGGCGAATTCCGATCACGTGTGTGCAtggtgatacccgccacgtacccgcccGAAGAGTGACCATCGCGGCGAAACCAGGTAGCTGGCGAATCGAAGTCGGGGTTGTTCCAGATCTTCCTGTGTCCCTCttactgggcagagactggccggggttcgacgaactcctaactcaccaccacgctccatcggctcgttcaaagaagaagaacaagccacgggctcatcgggaccgcaaaccagcgctgatgaccaccgagagcgacagagggggtgagtcatctaTATCTGCTAACCTATACTTTGATCTGTTTCAACAGATAACCGCAGGAGGCGATTTTGGTAGAGCACAGAGGGAAGATGAAACGCTCAAACACTGTTGGCCACAAGTACGGATCATCGACGGTAATGAGcgacttcccagccctcaccccctcccacatttcattgtggaaaatggtctgctgtactgtgtcgcagagaggcggggggaaaagaagacactactggtcgttccgaggaccaagagggagacggtcttggaactggcacatacccacccgatggctggacatctgggagcggccaacacggtgaaaaggatccgcgatcgtttccattggccggggctagacggggaagtaaagaggtattgccaggcatgtgacatctgccagagaacgtctccccaacgaccaccccccagccctctaataccactacccatcatcgatgtgcccttcacccgaattggtatggacttggtagggcctttgccgaagtcggcccggggacatgagcacatccttgttatcctcgattatgccaccagataccctgaagcgattcccctgaggaaagccacgtcatcggccatcgcgaaggagctgtttctgctatgcagtcgagtgggaatcccaacggagatactgaccgaccagggcacccccttcatgtcccggttgatggcagacctctgtcacCTACTCAAGGTAAAACAGCTAAAAACCTCTGTATATCATCCACAGACGGACGGCCTTGTCGAGCGCTTTAACAAGactctgaagcagatgctccgacgggtggtggcagaggacgggcgcgactgggacctcatgatcccgtacgtgttattcggtatcagggaagtcccccaggcctccacaggatttacccccttcgaactgctgtttggccgccaaccccgaggcctattggatgtggctcgtcaagcctgggaacaggaaccagccccccagcggtcggtgattgaacacgtacgggacatgagagaacgcatcgacaaaatcatgcccatcgtcaaacaacacctgaccgaagcccagcgcgcccagcagagattgtataaccggcccgcccaacccagagagttccacccaggggacaaggtgatgatactcatacctaccacaacgtcgaagttcctcgcatcctggaagggaccatacaccgtggtagaaagggtagggccggtaaattatcgagtccgtcagccgggacgaagacggGAAGAACAACTTTACCACGTTAATCTCatgaagaagtgggttgcagctccaggtcatctcgttgccttcgctgaagaaactcttcccgttgtccacattggtgagcaactctcaccaaaccagaaggcggagctgcaagccttggttggtcagttcaaggatgtgttctcggagaaaccgggccgaacctccatcatccaacacaacattatcactcctcctggcactatcgtccggcaaaggccttatcgagttccagaggctcgcaggctggctatcgacgaggagatccagaagatgagaaggttaggcatcatcgaaccatcccgtagcccgtggtccagcccaatagtgatggtccccaaacccgatggcaccctccgtttctgcaacgacttcaggaaactcaatgagatctccaagttcgacggataccccatgcctcgggtggacgagctgctggataggctgggtggagcccgatttatctccaccatcgacctcaccaaaggctactggcagttaccactcagtgaagacgccaaggagaaaaccgccttctccacacccggtgggcactggcaataccgggttcttcccttcgggctccacggggccccagccacattccaaagaatgatggacatcctgctgaggccccaccagccatatgcagcagcctacctggacgacctcatcgtccactcagagtcatgggaagaacacctatcccggttacggagggtgctcttagatcttcgacgggctgggctcacagctaatcccaagaaatgccacctgggtctagccgaagccagatacctcgggttccacattggacgaggtctcatacagccacagcaaaacaaggtcaaggcactacaggaaactccacaacccaccacaaagacccaggtacgtgcatttctggggttagcgggctactatagatgtttcatacctaacttctcatccatagccagccctttgacagacctgaccagaaaggggcagccggagaggataagATGGACCAAGGAAGCCGACGATGCGTTCCGAGCCCTAAAGAAGTCCCTCAcgtcctcaccggtactgcacgcacctgacttcggctgccccttcattctacagacggatgcttccgactcgggcctgggcgcggtcctctcccaggtccacggcgatgaagaacatcccataatgtacgtgagtcggaagctgacccccgcagagacccgctacgcaacggtggagaaggaggccctggcgatcaagtgggcaatcctggagctaaggtactatctccttggcaggaaattcactctggtgaccgaccacgccccgctacaatggatggcgacagcgaagaacaacaacgctcgggtcaccaggtggttcctgtcgctccaggatttcaacttcgacgtacaacatcgagccggggcctcccacggaaacgcagacggactctcacggctctggtcaggatgggcaggtctgtcgaaacattctacccccccccctctcaatacactgctcttccttcgcaggacacccaggaccaggacgacgctaagggggggggaatgtagcgagccatgtaataccacgtcgccctgggcacaaatccacaccagctggatctctcatcaacctcggatcgctcacagctggacctcatcagccagggagagatataagccagccccacacagacggaa ccgagtccagctcgtgaccgatccaacactctacttctcaccagccttcaccatctccccggagcacttgagcacgcacctttaa